The following are from one region of the Actinomycetota bacterium genome:
- a CDS encoding pyrimidine-nucleoside phosphorylase, translating into MSITRLLAKKRDGKALTDSEIRFLVGGYVAGEIPDYQMSAFLMAAFIRGLDEDETFSLTGAMAESGETIDLSSIGGVKVDKHSTGGVGDKVTLVLAPMMAAVGANVAKMSGRGLGHTGGTIDKLESIPGFHSDLGRGRFIEQVAEIGIALIGQTDEICPADKKIYALRDVTATVPNIPLIASSIMSKKIAGGADVILLDVKVGTGAFMKTLDEAKELAQTLVSLGKRFGKQSVAVISDMSQPLGITIGNALEVEEAIDTMKGFGSPDLLELCTELGAQLMMKAGLAASPREAVEALSEVLESGKALEKFREFIEAQGGDGSVVDDPRRVLPHAKYVEDLIIADSGYVVGVNAEELGVAARILGAGRKTKDDVIDHTAGIVVAKKVGDYINAGETVAQMRSGDAHSPAAVSSLVYEAFTLSPNPPEAKALIYDIID; encoded by the coding sequence ATGAGCATTACGCGGTTGCTGGCCAAGAAGCGCGACGGTAAAGCCCTGACCGATAGCGAGATACGGTTTTTAGTCGGCGGCTATGTCGCCGGCGAGATTCCCGATTATCAGATGTCGGCGTTTTTGATGGCGGCCTTCATCCGGGGACTCGACGAGGATGAGACCTTTTCGTTGACCGGGGCGATGGCCGAGAGCGGTGAAACCATTGACTTAAGCTCCATCGGCGGGGTTAAAGTAGACAAGCACAGTACCGGCGGGGTGGGCGACAAGGTGACGCTGGTTCTGGCGCCGATGATGGCGGCGGTAGGCGCGAATGTCGCCAAGATGTCGGGGCGCGGGCTCGGGCACACGGGCGGCACTATCGATAAGCTCGAGTCGATACCCGGCTTCCACAGCGACCTCGGCCGGGGCCGGTTTATCGAGCAGGTAGCTGAAATCGGAATCGCCCTAATCGGACAGACCGATGAGATCTGCCCGGCGGATAAGAAGATATATGCTTTGCGTGATGTGACGGCGACGGTGCCGAACATTCCGCTGATAGCGAGCAGCATAATGAGTAAGAAGATAGCGGGCGGAGCCGATGTGATACTCCTCGATGTCAAGGTGGGGACGGGCGCGTTCATGAAGACGCTCGACGAGGCTAAAGAGCTGGCGCAAACGCTGGTGTCGCTTGGCAAGCGCTTCGGGAAGCAGTCCGTTGCGGTCATAAGCGACATGAGCCAACCCCTCGGAATCACCATCGGAAACGCGCTCGAAGTTGAAGAGGCGATAGATACGATGAAGGGCTTCGGCTCGCCCGACTTGCTCGAGCTTTGCACAGAGTTGGGTGCGCAGTTGATGATGAAAGCGGGCCTGGCGGCGAGCCCGCGGGAGGCCGTTGAGGCGCTCAGCGAGGTTCTGGAAAGCGGCAAGGCTTTAGAGAAATTCAGGGAGTTCATAGAAGCGCAAGGCGGCGACGGGAGCGTCGTCGACGACCCGAGGCGGGTCTTGCCGCACGCCAAATATGTAGAGGATTTGATTATCGCGGATAGCGGCTATGTGGTCGGTGTCAACGCCGAGGAACTCGGCGTCGCGGCGCGCATCCTGGGCGCGGGGCGAAAGACCAAAGACGACGTCATCGACCATACGGCGGGAATCGTCGTCGCGAAAAAGGTCGGCGATTATATCAACGCGGGCGAGACCGTCGCGCAGATGCGAAGCGGCGACGCGCATTCGCCGGCGGCGGTGAGCAGTTTGGTCTATGAGGCGTTCACCCTATCGCCAAACCCGCCGGAAGCTAAGGCGCTCATTTATGATATTATTGATTGA
- the xerD gene encoding site-specific tyrosine recombinase XerD produces the protein MRDYLLDFLNYLSVEKGLAKNSIDAYELDLRRYLDYLDEAGIASFDTVTYDLVLAYLKRLREEYGDASVARKVASLKAFHKFLVRDGVTENFPTADIRAPKKARKLPKVLSVAQVGKLLEQPLGASPGVMRDRAILELLYSSGLRVSELVALDAEDVDLRNGYLRCLGKASKERIVPLGSHASEAVTEYINKSRPQLAGKYRPTALFLNVRGERLSRQSCWKAVKKYAEKAEIGDMYPHSLRHSFATHLLANGADLRVVQELLGHANISTTQIYTHVTKEKLRAVYERAHPKGSKG, from the coding sequence ATACGCGATTATCTGCTCGATTTCTTGAACTATTTGTCCGTAGAGAAAGGGCTGGCCAAGAATAGTATCGACGCGTACGAGTTGGACCTCCGCCGATACCTCGACTACCTGGACGAGGCCGGTATCGCTTCTTTTGACACGGTCACATACGACCTGGTCCTGGCGTACCTGAAGAGGCTGCGCGAAGAGTATGGCGACGCTTCGGTGGCCAGGAAGGTCGCGTCGCTCAAAGCGTTCCACAAATTTCTCGTCCGTGACGGCGTGACCGAGAACTTTCCTACCGCCGACATCAGGGCGCCCAAGAAGGCGCGAAAATTGCCGAAAGTGCTCTCGGTGGCCCAGGTCGGCAAACTTCTGGAGCAGCCTTTAGGGGCTAGTCCGGGTGTTATGCGAGACCGGGCGATACTGGAGCTGCTGTACAGCAGCGGTTTGCGGGTCTCGGAATTGGTCGCCCTCGATGCCGAGGATGTGGACCTGCGCAACGGCTATCTGCGCTGTTTGGGCAAGGCTTCCAAAGAGCGCATCGTTCCCCTGGGCAGCCACGCGTCGGAGGCGGTGACCGAGTATATCAACAAATCGAGGCCCCAATTAGCGGGTAAGTACCGCCCGACGGCGCTCTTTCTGAATGTTAGAGGCGAGCGCCTGTCGAGGCAGAGCTGTTGGAAAGCGGTAAAGAAATACGCGGAGAAAGCCGAAATCGGAGATATGTATCCGCACTCGCTGCGACATTCGTTCGCCACGCACCTGCTCGCTAACGGAGCGGACCTCAGGGTGGTGCAGGAATTGCTCGGGCACGCCAATATCTCGACGACGCAGATATATACGCACGTCACCAAAGAAAAACTGCGGGCGGTTTACGAGCGCGCGCACCCGAAGGGGTCTAAGGGATAA
- a CDS encoding site-2 protease family protein, translating to MLFRIPALLIAVTVHEFMHGKIAHLYGDSTAKDQGRLTLNPLKHLDPLGTLMIIVAGFGWAKPVPVNPHRFQDPRKHMMLVGLAGPLANFTAAYLLARLFYLPMPEVVSTLLGVTIWINVMLGIFNLLPIPPLDGSKIIPYFLPESMQDAWYGFEQYGFIILLGLVFLVPGFLSTVLGPPIEFMLRFVYAGLPA from the coding sequence ATGCTTTTTAGAATACCGGCGCTGCTTATCGCCGTTACGGTCCACGAATTTATGCACGGAAAGATAGCGCACCTATACGGAGATTCGACCGCCAAAGACCAGGGACGATTGACGCTCAACCCGCTTAAACACCTCGATCCCTTGGGTACGCTCATGATAATCGTCGCGGGCTTCGGCTGGGCTAAACCGGTTCCGGTCAATCCGCACCGGTTCCAAGACCCGCGCAAACACATGATGCTGGTAGGCCTGGCGGGGCCGCTCGCCAACTTTACGGCGGCATACCTTTTGGCGAGGCTCTTTTATCTGCCGATGCCGGAGGTCGTTTCAACGCTTCTGGGCGTTACGATATGGATAAACGTGATGCTCGGCATCTTTAACCTGTTGCCTATTCCGCCGCTCGACGGCTCGAAAATAATCCCCTATTTCTTACCCGAGAGTATGCAGGACGCCTGGTACGGTTTCGAGCAGTACGGGTTTATCATCCTCCTGGGCCTCGTCTTTCTCGTGCCGGGATTCTTAAGCACGGTTCTGGGCCCGCCAATCGAGTTTATGTTGCGGTTTGTCTACGCGGGGTTGCCCGCGTAG
- a CDS encoding CBS domain-containing protein → MEVITAHINADFDAFASTVAAQKIYPDAKIVLAGAQNKNVREFLALHDDVIDTLELKHLDKKTVSRLIIVDTKIGRRLGELQDLAYKPGIEVFTFDHHPSTNEDVPITRDFSENVGSTTTILTKIIRDKGIKLTPFEATLFALGIHEDTGSLTFRTTTYDDAEALAYLMGKGANIDVINRFLNPVLEPEQHDLLDRLLHASRVIDVSGTPIMVTRAVVDEYIEGGSVVASKIADIENIDVLFVLLEHDDRVYIIGRSRTEVVDVGKILEDMGGGGHAQAASASVKEKDAAIVEAKLERAIRAHVKEPLTAREIMSAPVRTINADISIKDANKLMMSYGYNGLPVVEDGKLVGIIGRREIDKAAHHGLSHAPVKGFMMRRIEPVAPDTPLPDIRRLLSDESLGRIPVVDKGKVIGIVSRTDILKALGGSEYFSGPKGALHAKAEYSRGEIAQKIKTLLPGDVQKLLRDIGDLADETGYTVYLVGGIVRDLLLDHRNLDVDIVVEGDAIEFANLFTAHVGIGARMRPHRKFGTAVVIMPNGFRVDFASARAEFYERPGALPQVEPTSLRHDLARRDFTINAMAVSLNAKTFGKLLDYFNGQRDLKNGRVRILHNLSFIEDPTRIFRGVRFEQRFGFKLDSETEEQLRKAIEMDLIGHLSDARVRDEMLLILSEAAPFKTLKRLQELGALSILHPKIVIDTELKALFGRIGDAVRELDHHFAHEVKKLMPYRAGLLRHLNKKELEAWLSRMKIKKSDKARLEELILEVPKVLKGLEGSERPKNSDIYKMLNPLSPEALVFAHALTKSLAARRRIHYYLSSLRGVKVSVDGRALRKMGFPPSPVYNIVLRELLAAKLDGKINTPEEELEYVAGRFDRLDKESME, encoded by the coding sequence ATGGAAGTAATAACCGCGCACATAAACGCCGATTTCGACGCGTTCGCGTCGACGGTGGCGGCGCAAAAAATATATCCGGACGCCAAGATAGTCTTGGCCGGGGCGCAGAACAAGAACGTCCGGGAGTTTTTGGCGCTCCATGATGACGTAATCGACACGCTGGAGCTTAAGCATCTCGATAAGAAGACGGTCTCGCGCCTTATCATTGTGGATACTAAGATAGGCCGGCGCCTCGGCGAACTCCAAGACCTCGCCTACAAGCCGGGAATCGAGGTCTTCACCTTCGACCACCACCCTTCGACCAACGAGGACGTTCCAATTACCAGGGATTTCTCGGAAAACGTCGGCTCGACGACGACGATTCTGACAAAAATAATCAGGGACAAAGGGATTAAGCTTACGCCGTTCGAGGCGACGCTCTTCGCGCTCGGCATACACGAGGACACCGGCTCGCTGACGTTTAGAACGACCACCTATGATGACGCGGAAGCGCTGGCATATCTGATGGGCAAGGGCGCCAACATCGACGTCATCAACCGGTTTCTCAACCCGGTGCTCGAGCCGGAACAGCACGACCTGTTGGACAGGCTGCTCCACGCGTCGCGCGTCATCGACGTTAGCGGCACTCCCATTATGGTGACGAGAGCGGTCGTTGACGAATATATCGAGGGCGGCTCGGTCGTCGCCTCGAAGATAGCCGACATCGAAAATATCGATGTCCTATTCGTCCTGCTCGAACACGACGATAGGGTCTATATCATAGGGCGCAGCCGCACCGAGGTCGTCGATGTCGGAAAGATTCTTGAGGATATGGGAGGGGGAGGCCATGCCCAGGCGGCCTCCGCGTCGGTAAAAGAGAAAGACGCCGCGATAGTCGAGGCCAAGCTTGAACGAGCTATACGAGCGCATGTAAAAGAACCGTTGACGGCGCGTGAGATAATGTCGGCGCCGGTGCGCACGATTAACGCGGATATCAGCATAAAAGACGCCAATAAATTGATGATGAGTTATGGATATAACGGGCTACCCGTCGTCGAGGACGGCAAGTTGGTCGGTATTATCGGACGGCGCGAGATAGACAAGGCCGCCCATCACGGTTTGAGCCACGCGCCGGTCAAGGGCTTTATGATGCGAAGGATAGAGCCGGTCGCGCCGGACACACCGCTCCCCGACATACGGCGCCTGTTGAGCGACGAGAGTCTGGGGCGGATACCGGTTGTCGATAAAGGCAAGGTAATCGGCATCGTGAGCCGTACCGATATCCTCAAAGCGCTCGGGGGAAGTGAGTATTTCAGCGGCCCGAAAGGGGCGCTCCACGCCAAAGCCGAGTATAGTCGAGGTGAGATAGCCCAGAAGATAAAGACGCTGCTGCCGGGGGACGTCCAGAAGCTCTTGCGCGACATCGGGGATTTGGCCGACGAAACCGGCTACACGGTCTACCTCGTCGGCGGTATCGTCCGCGACCTCTTGCTCGACCACAGAAACCTGGACGTGGATATCGTCGTCGAAGGTGACGCAATCGAATTCGCCAACCTTTTCACCGCGCATGTCGGGATAGGCGCCCGGATGCGGCCTCATCGCAAGTTCGGCACGGCGGTCGTCATTATGCCCAATGGGTTCAGGGTCGATTTCGCGTCGGCAAGGGCTGAGTTCTACGAGAGGCCGGGCGCGTTGCCGCAGGTAGAGCCGACCTCGCTCCGCCACGACCTGGCGCGCCGCGACTTTACGATAAACGCGATGGCGGTGAGCTTGAACGCCAAGACCTTCGGCAAACTCCTCGACTATTTCAACGGGCAACGAGATTTAAAAAACGGGCGCGTCCGCATATTGCACAACTTGAGCTTCATCGAGGACCCGACGAGAATCTTTCGCGGCGTCCGGTTCGAGCAGCGGTTCGGCTTCAAGCTCGATTCCGAGACCGAAGAGCAGCTCCGCAAGGCGATTGAGATGGATTTAATCGGACACCTATCGGATGCGCGCGTCAGGGACGAGATGTTGCTGATTCTCTCCGAGGCGGCGCCGTTTAAGACCTTGAAACGGCTTCAGGAGCTGGGAGCGCTCTCCATCCTGCACCCAAAAATCGTAATCGATACCGAACTCAAAGCGCTCTTTGGCCGCATCGGCGACGCGGTGCGCGAACTCGACCATCATTTCGCCCATGAGGTAAAGAAGCTGATGCCCTATCGGGCCGGACTTCTCAGACATCTAAATAAAAAAGAGCTGGAAGCATGGCTCAGCCGCATGAAAATAAAGAAATCCGACAAGGCGCGGTTGGAGGAGCTGATACTCGAAGTCCCCAAGGTCTTGAAGGGGTTGGAGGGGAGCGAGCGGCCCAAGAACAGCGATATCTACAAAATGCTCAACCCGCTATCCCCGGAGGCGCTGGTCTTTGCGCATGCGCTGACCAAGAGCCTCGCGGCGCGACGGCGCATCCATTACTATCTTTCGAGCCTGCGCGGCGTCAAAGTATCGGTCGATGGACGGGCCCTGCGGAAAATGGGATTTCCGCCCTCACCGGTGTATAATATTGTTTTGAGAGAGCTGTTGGCCGCAAAACTAGACGGAAAAATCAACACGCCCGAAGAAGAACTGGAATACGTAGCCGGCCGGTTCGACCGGCTCGATAAGGAGAGTATGGAGTAA
- a CDS encoding fructose 1,6-bisphosphatase, translated as MADNRLTVSIIKADVGGFVGHSDVHPALLDKAGERLAKIKADGLIVDYHVGQVGDDTSLIMTHHNGIDAEPIHRFAWETFEEMTEVAREYAQYGAGQDLLAEAFSGNVRGMGPGVAEMDIEERPSEPIICFLADKTEPGAWNYPLFKMFGDPFNTAGLVIDPNMTTGFSFEIHDLINKRKLLLKLPEDYYSLLMFIGAPGRYVIKHVFRNSDNMIAAVTSTQKLSLIAGRYVGKDDPVMIVRCQSGLPAVGEVLEPFSMPYMVAGWMRGSHHGPIMPTSFADCHPSRFDGPPRVVAYGFQLAHGKLIGPRDMFEDIAFDGARRQCLEVADYIRRHGPFEPHRLGHEDMEYTTMPQLMEKFESKFEPSED; from the coding sequence ATGGCTGATAATAGACTGACGGTCAGCATCATCAAGGCGGATGTCGGCGGGTTCGTTGGGCATAGCGACGTCCACCCGGCGCTTCTCGACAAAGCGGGTGAGCGGCTGGCGAAGATAAAAGCGGACGGCCTTATCGTCGATTACCATGTCGGTCAGGTCGGGGACGATACCTCGTTGATAATGACCCACCACAACGGCATCGACGCCGAGCCGATACACCGTTTCGCTTGGGAGACCTTCGAGGAGATGACCGAGGTCGCGAGGGAATACGCGCAATACGGCGCGGGGCAAGACCTGCTGGCCGAAGCGTTCTCCGGCAATGTTCGAGGGATGGGTCCGGGTGTCGCGGAAATGGACATCGAGGAGCGCCCGAGCGAGCCGATAATCTGCTTCCTCGCGGACAAGACCGAGCCGGGCGCCTGGAACTATCCCCTGTTTAAGATGTTCGGCGACCCGTTCAATACGGCGGGCCTCGTCATCGACCCCAACATGACGACGGGTTTCAGTTTCGAGATTCACGACCTCATTAACAAGCGGAAGCTGCTGCTCAAACTGCCGGAGGATTATTACTCGCTGCTGATGTTCATCGGCGCGCCCGGGCGCTACGTTATCAAACATGTCTTCAGAAACTCCGACAACATGATCGCGGCCGTAACCTCGACGCAGAAACTCAGCTTGATAGCCGGCAGATATGTCGGCAAAGACGACCCGGTTATGATAGTGCGCTGCCAGAGCGGGCTTCCGGCGGTCGGCGAAGTTCTCGAGCCGTTCTCGATGCCGTATATGGTCGCGGGCTGGATGCGCGGCTCCCATCATGGGCCTATAATGCCGACATCCTTTGCCGACTGCCACCCCTCCAGGTTCGATGGCCCACCCAGAGTCGTAGCCTACGGCTTCCAGCTCGCTCACGGCAAGCTTATCGGCCCCCGTGACATGTTCGAGGACATCGCCTTCGACGGGGCTCGTCGGCAATGCCTCGAGGTAGCCGATTATATCCGCCGTCATGGGCCATTCGAGCCGCACCGGCTCGGCCACGAAGACATGGAGTACACGACAATGCCGCAGTTAATGGAGAAATTCGAAAGCAAATTCGAACCATCCGAGGATTAA
- a CDS encoding NUDIX hydrolase, giving the protein MKEKKFTVVESNLIYNGAIIRLHVDKVKNIEGRILKREVVEHLDAVGIAALDAHNNIVLVNQYRHPLKRDLLEIPAGLLSEGEDPADCALRELKEETGYTVKKIEKLAAFYTSAGFTDERFYLFFSDDLEEGEPELEPGEDDIELVLIPLGQALEMVSRGEIEDAKTLTAILMAAQKVGRIGL; this is encoded by the coding sequence TTGAAAGAGAAGAAGTTTACGGTGGTGGAGTCGAATCTTATCTACAACGGGGCGATAATAAGGCTCCATGTCGATAAGGTCAAAAACATCGAGGGAAGGATATTAAAGCGGGAGGTCGTCGAACATCTCGACGCGGTCGGAATCGCGGCGCTGGACGCCCACAACAACATCGTCCTGGTCAATCAGTACCGGCACCCGCTCAAAAGGGACCTTCTCGAGATTCCGGCGGGCCTGCTTTCGGAGGGCGAGGACCCGGCGGATTGCGCGTTAAGAGAGTTGAAAGAGGAGACCGGCTATACGGTTAAGAAGATCGAGAAACTGGCGGCGTTTTACACCTCGGCCGGCTTTACCGATGAGCGATTTTACTTGTTTTTCTCGGATGACCTCGAGGAGGGTGAGCCGGAACTCGAGCCGGGCGAGGACGATATCGAGCTGGTGTTGATCCCTCTGGGGCAGGCGCTGGAGATGGTTTCGCGCGGCGAAATAGAGGACGCCAAAACACTGACGGCAATACTGATGGCGGCGCAAAAAGTAGGCCGGATAGGATTGTAG
- a CDS encoding phosphopentomutase — MSQIKRVLLIVFDSVGAGALPDAAKYGDEGSNTLGNTAKAVGGLAVPNLGALGLGNIIEIEGVEPAEQPLAFFGKMAEASPGKDTTTGHWEMMGLALETLFPTYPNGFPAEVIDAFEKAIGRGTLGNKTASGTGIMEELGEEHMKTGKPIIYTSADSVFQITTHEEIVPIAELYWMCEAARKILTGEHAVGRVIARPFIGEPGSFARTHRRKDFSLKPPAKTVLDYAREAGVPVYGVGKIREIFADMGVPEGIHTEGNMHGLDETLKAMRERKTGIVFTNLVDFDSEWGHRNNPEGYARGLAAADARLPEIVEALESDDVLIITADHGCDPTTPSTDHSREYVPYLIYGRSLGPGRSLGVRSTFADIGKTIADLLGFEAPVRGTSMKSELLP, encoded by the coding sequence ATGTCTCAGATAAAAAGGGTATTACTGATAGTTTTCGATAGCGTCGGCGCGGGCGCTCTGCCCGATGCCGCCAAATACGGGGATGAGGGGAGCAACACGCTCGGCAATACCGCGAAAGCGGTAGGCGGGCTGGCCGTTCCCAACCTCGGCGCCTTGGGGCTCGGCAATATCATAGAGATAGAAGGGGTCGAGCCGGCGGAGCAGCCGCTTGCGTTCTTCGGCAAGATGGCCGAGGCGTCCCCGGGTAAAGACACTACGACCGGGCATTGGGAGATGATGGGCTTAGCGCTCGAGACCTTGTTCCCGACCTATCCGAACGGTTTTCCGGCGGAGGTCATCGATGCCTTCGAGAAAGCGATAGGGCGGGGAACTCTCGGCAACAAAACGGCCTCCGGCACCGGTATCATGGAAGAACTCGGTGAGGAACACATGAAGACGGGCAAGCCGATTATTTACACCTCGGCCGATAGCGTCTTTCAAATCACGACTCACGAGGAGATAGTCCCGATAGCCGAACTCTATTGGATGTGCGAGGCGGCGCGCAAGATTCTAACTGGTGAGCACGCGGTGGGCCGGGTTATCGCACGGCCGTTTATAGGGGAGCCGGGGAGTTTCGCGCGGACTCACCGGCGAAAAGACTTCTCCTTGAAACCGCCGGCGAAGACCGTTTTGGACTACGCGCGGGAGGCGGGTGTCCCCGTCTACGGCGTCGGCAAGATACGGGAGATATTCGCGGACATGGGCGTCCCGGAAGGAATCCACACGGAGGGCAACATGCACGGCCTAGACGAGACCCTCAAGGCAATGCGCGAGCGCAAAACGGGCATCGTATTTACGAACCTCGTCGATTTCGACAGTGAGTGGGGACACCGGAATAACCCCGAGGGTTACGCGCGGGGGCTGGCCGCGGCCGATGCCCGCCTACCCGAGATTGTCGAAGCGCTAGAGAGTGACGATGTCTTGATAATCACCGCCGACCATGGCTGCGACCCGACAACCCCGAGCACCGACCACTCCCGCGAATACGTGCCCTACCTTATCTATGGGCGCTCGTTAGGCCCAGGCAGGAGTCTCGGCGTGCGGTCGACCTTTGCGGATATAGGGAAGACCATCGCCGACCTGCTCGGTTTCGAGGCGCCGGTCCGCGGGACCAGTATGAAGAGCGAGTTGTTACCTTAA
- the trpS gene encoding tryptophan--tRNA ligase yields MAKRVVSGQRPTGRLHLGHYFGTLQKWVSLQDDYDCLFFVADWHALTTKYDDVGEIANDTREMVIDWLAVGLDPKKCFMYKQSEIPEVAELYLYLSMITPVSWLERNPTYKEVVQELTGKDISTSGFLSYPILQAADIILPRGEVVPVGEDQLPHLELGREIVRRFNFLYGDYFAEPQSMLSPVKRLLGIDGRKMSKSYNNSIYLSDEPDTIRTKVNQMITDPARIKKTDPGSPDVCMVVYPMHQVYTPSAELEEIEVKCREAAWGCMACKRELADRIVDSLTGFREKRAEIERAPGIVDEVLREGLHQVRPICRATIKDVRERLNIR; encoded by the coding sequence TTGGCTAAACGAGTTGTAAGCGGGCAGCGGCCGACCGGAAGACTCCATCTGGGGCACTACTTCGGGACGCTGCAAAAATGGGTGAGCCTGCAGGATGATTATGATTGCCTCTTTTTTGTGGCGGATTGGCACGCGCTGACCACCAAATACGATGACGTCGGCGAGATAGCCAACGATACCCGTGAGATGGTCATCGATTGGCTGGCGGTCGGTCTCGACCCGAAGAAGTGCTTTATGTATAAGCAATCCGAGATTCCGGAGGTAGCGGAGTTATACCTCTATCTATCGATGATAACGCCGGTTTCGTGGCTGGAGCGGAATCCGACCTATAAAGAGGTCGTCCAGGAGCTGACCGGGAAAGATATTTCAACGTCGGGCTTTTTGAGCTACCCGATATTGCAGGCCGCCGACATCATCCTGCCACGGGGCGAAGTGGTGCCCGTCGGCGAAGACCAACTACCGCACCTGGAGCTTGGCCGCGAGATAGTAAGACGATTCAACTTCCTATACGGGGATTATTTTGCGGAGCCGCAGTCGATGCTGTCGCCTGTCAAACGGCTTCTAGGCATAGATGGCCGCAAGATGAGTAAGAGCTATAATAATTCGATTTACCTCTCGGACGAGCCCGATACGATTCGCACGAAGGTTAACCAGATGATAACCGACCCGGCGCGCATCAAAAAGACCGACCCGGGCAGCCCGGATGTGTGCATGGTCGTCTATCCGATGCACCAGGTTTATACGCCGTCGGCGGAGCTTGAGGAGATAGAGGTAAAGTGCCGCGAGGCCGCGTGGGGATGTATGGCGTGCAAGCGCGAGTTGGCCGATAGGATTGTCGACTCGCTCACCGGGTTCAGGGAGAAACGCGCCGAAATAGAGCGCGCGCCGGGCATAGTCGATGAGGTGTTAAGAGAAGGATTGCACCAGGTGAGGCCGATTTGCCGCGCGACAATCAAAGACGTGCGCGAAAGGCTCAACATTAGATGA
- a CDS encoding DivIVA domain-containing protein — protein MQDDQELGRELFGYKKDDVDRFLAKLHLDLRIAKDEIERLKTELGATEEILSDFRELVDEAAVPEDDFGKRAAEIVDKATDETASIIARASDEAREPIEAAGAERDAFLNEHEELVISKQELHSKVKSILDHYTSLFAEAQCADESGAKRRTYGPTAAPEPRLERKRPLATDLSTEKLLLERLTRLGDIQGVSTVWLFTVTGNVVSSFNRLRIDLPDVTSALVSLEKSAEDLEIGLQDGHVRMLFLQLDKLVVILNPVTESVMLGIIASAGSPIGQIFWYLDKEIPEFRKLLS, from the coding sequence GTGCAAGACGACCAAGAATTGGGTAGAGAACTCTTTGGTTATAAAAAAGACGACGTCGATAGATTCCTGGCGAAACTCCATCTCGACTTGCGGATCGCTAAGGATGAAATCGAGCGTCTAAAGACAGAACTGGGCGCTACGGAAGAGATACTCTCCGACTTTAGGGAACTCGTCGACGAGGCCGCGGTCCCCGAAGATGACTTCGGTAAACGCGCCGCTGAAATTGTCGATAAAGCGACCGATGAAACGGCCTCGATAATTGCGAGAGCCTCGGATGAAGCACGCGAGCCGATAGAAGCGGCAGGCGCCGAGCGCGATGCTTTTCTAAACGAACACGAGGAACTTGTCATCTCGAAGCAGGAGCTTCATTCGAAAGTAAAGTCGATTCTCGACCACTACACGAGCCTCTTTGCCGAAGCCCAATGTGCCGATGAAAGCGGCGCTAAACGGCGCACCTACGGCCCGACGGCCGCGCCCGAGCCGCGCCTGGAACGCAAACGCCCGCTAGCGACGGACCTCTCTACCGAGAAGTTGCTGCTCGAAAGACTTACCCGCCTCGGCGACATCCAAGGCGTCAGCACAGTTTGGCTGTTTACCGTCACCGGTAACGTCGTTTCGTCCTTCAACCGGCTCAGAATCGACCTTCCCGACGTAACCTCTGCGCTCGTATCGTTGGAAAAGAGCGCCGAAGATCTTGAGATAGGCCTTCAAGACGGACACGTTCGGATGCTCTTCCTTCAGCTAGATAAACTCGTCGTCATCCTTAACCCCGTTACCGAGTCGGTAATGCTCGGAATCATCGCATCGGCCGGCTCGCCAATCGGACAGATCTTCTGGTATCTCGATAAAGAAATACCCGAGTTTAGAAAGCTCTTGAGCTAA